One Schistocerca nitens isolate TAMUIC-IGC-003100 chromosome 1, iqSchNite1.1, whole genome shotgun sequence DNA segment encodes these proteins:
- the LOC126250011 gene encoding phosphopantothenoylcysteine decarboxylase, whose translation MPNTDFKRTPGDDGSLEQKKRILIGCTGSVATIKLPNLVAFLNQKYDLDIRIIVTNHAQHFYSPKDIPSSISVYTDDDEWSMWSRRGDPVLHIELAKWADIFVIAPLDANTLAKLSHGMCDNLLTCVARAWEIKKPLLFCPAMNTKMWEHPITAKQIESLKEWGYCEVPCISKTLMCGDTGLGAMAEIDTIVAEIMSKLNKPHESMAH comes from the exons ATGCCGAACACAGATTTTAAAAGAACTCCCGGTGATGATGGCTCATTGGAACAGAAGAAACGCATTTTGATAGGTTGTACAGGGAGTGTTGCTACTATTAAACTGCCGAACCTTGTTgcgtttttgaaccaaaaatatgATTTAGATATTCGTATAATTGTGACGAATCATGCACAGCATTTTTATTCACCTAAAGATATACCCTCCAGTATTTCAGTTTACACAGACGACGACGAGTGGAGTATGTGGTCCAGACGAGGTGATCCTGTGCTCCACATCGAACTGGCAAAGTGGGCCGATATTTTTGTTATTGCGCCTCTTGATGCCAATACTTTAGCTAAACTATCGCAT GGTATGTGTGATAATCTGTTGACATGTGTTGCAAGAGCCTGGGAAATTAAGAAGCCACTGCTCTTCTGTCCAGCTATGAACACAAAGATGTGGGAACATCCAATCACAGCCAAACAAATTGAGTCACTGAAAGAATGGGGCTATTGTGAAGTTCCCTGTATCTCAAAAACTTTGATGTGTGGTGATACTGGTTTGGGAGCAATGGCTGAGATAGATACAATTGTTGCAGAGATCATGAGCAAACTAAATAAGCCACATGAGTCCATGGCACActga